One Drechmeria coniospora strain ARSEF 6962 chromosome 01, whole genome shotgun sequence genomic region harbors:
- a CDS encoding MAT1-1-3 — translation MEVIRHAAQNFSRRVQQPVKVFHDGFREKYRMCPVPAGNNANLDSYGLCCFDCDMSDPKFPESRPNTAPSNISDGGGIRIPRPRNSWILYRQHKSNQLKKDFPGMTASELSTVISSLWKSESTTEKAIWQRRAREEDRLHKEKYPGYKYTAKRSSSKRKQSEISRN, via the exons TCGGCGGGTTCAACAGCCTGTTAAGGTCTTCCATGACGGTTTTCGCGAGAAATATCGAATGTGTCCAGTTCCTGCTGGCAACAATGCCAACCTCGATTCATATGGTCTCTGTTGTTTTGATTGCG ACATGTCGGACCCGAAGTTCCCAGAGTCAAGGCCTAATACCGCTCCATCCAATATATCCGATGGCGGTGGCATCCGCATCCCACGTCCACGCAACAGTTGGATTCTCTACCGCCAACACAAGTCAAATCAACTTAAGAAAGACTTCCCGGGAATGACTGCGTCTGAGCTTT CTACTGTGATATCTTCCCTCTGGAAGTCCGAATCAACGACCGAGAAAGCAATTTGGCAGCGGAGAGCTCGGGAGGAAGACCGTCTGCACAAAGAGAAGTATCCTGGATACAAATACACTGCAAAGAGGTCTTCCTCAAAACGGAAGCAAAGCGAGATCTCTAGAAACTAG